The following are encoded together in the Glycine max cultivar Williams 82 chromosome 8, Glycine_max_v4.0, whole genome shotgun sequence genome:
- the LOC100499949 gene encoding uncharacterized protein LOC100499949: MAYHSSQNSQPALPMHLCFFLLTLFMFLSFSFYSSYEPIMESFMDQVKLVLMVSPLLLLLVVHFLCNYGSGGVLSSLIPLPERESLHRAGGTPWGVGLVLVLLLFMVSYQSSFQERWFPLLTR, encoded by the coding sequence ATGGCCTACCACTCTTCTCAAAATTCCCAACCTGCTCTCCCTATGCACCTATGTTTCTTCTTGCTCACCTTGTTCATGTTCCTTAGTTTCTCATTTTACTCAAGCTACGAGCCAATAATGGAGAGTTTCATGGACCAAGTGAAGTTGGTTCTAATGGTTTCTCCCCTTCTGCTTCTGCTAGTTGTGCACTTCCTTTGCAACTATGGTAGTGGAGGGGTTTTGTCTTCACTGATTCCTCTTCCAGAGAGAGAGTCACTGCACAGAGCAGGTGGAACTCCTTGGGGTGTTGGCTTggttcttgttcttcttctcttcatggTGTCTTACCAGTCTTCTTTCCAGGAACGTTGGTTTCCTCTGCTCACAAGGTGA